The following coding sequences are from one Thermostaphylospora chromogena window:
- a CDS encoding SWIM zinc finger family protein — protein sequence MVERMSLEHAPAAVPDSLPPHGAPGGVAVPAPGARGGAVAGAAQEGREGSGAAARTSGTAAAGRGAGADRRAAERRAAQRAERVAAGLAELERWLADRVRRGIADSRASGPGEWDELARRLVDAQAPGVAGAVSRLTSLLARDDWPSRLLEEYALLNLLAVGYRRGVDGPLGETIRARVGFTTTKADVLAGERVRDEWHVIGRRDSVDGPLLARRVWLRGRRSGRAALMLSFAPAAEELDDPPATGAVVDAELAFYPGASPLRVQVADRWGTRRSGAPPGTSVVQAQQEVAAALAGDPWTDSWPVVLSGVVPLRGEDGWLLGHPPAPSAGRDGEDGRGGEADADGAGEAAGWALDPRGGTPLRLIAVSGGEPVTVSAEWTPYGLTPLAVWAGPEDEAVTLP from the coding sequence GTGGTCGAGCGGATGAGCCTGGAACACGCCCCGGCCGCCGTCCCCGACTCCCTTCCTCCCCACGGAGCGCCCGGCGGCGTGGCCGTGCCTGCGCCGGGGGCGCGCGGCGGGGCGGTGGCCGGTGCCGCGCAGGAGGGGCGCGAGGGGAGCGGCGCGGCGGCGAGGACCTCCGGGACGGCGGCCGCCGGTCGTGGCGCGGGGGCCGACCGGCGTGCGGCCGAGCGGCGCGCCGCCCAGCGGGCCGAACGGGTGGCGGCCGGGCTGGCCGAGCTGGAGCGCTGGCTGGCCGACCGGGTGCGGCGGGGCATCGCCGACTCCCGCGCCTCGGGCCCCGGTGAGTGGGACGAACTGGCCAGGCGGCTGGTCGACGCGCAGGCTCCCGGCGTCGCGGGCGCGGTGTCCCGGCTGACGTCGCTGCTGGCGCGCGACGACTGGCCGTCCCGCCTGCTGGAGGAGTACGCGCTGCTCAACCTGCTCGCCGTCGGCTACCGGCGCGGCGTGGACGGGCCGCTGGGCGAGACGATCAGGGCGCGCGTGGGGTTCACCACCACCAAGGCGGACGTCCTGGCGGGGGAGCGGGTGCGCGACGAGTGGCACGTGATCGGCCGCCGTGACAGCGTGGACGGCCCGCTGCTCGCTCGCAGGGTGTGGCTGCGCGGACGGCGCAGCGGCCGCGCGGCGCTGATGCTGTCGTTCGCCCCGGCGGCGGAGGAGCTGGACGATCCCCCGGCCACGGGCGCCGTCGTGGACGCCGAGCTGGCCTTCTACCCGGGGGCGAGCCCGCTGCGCGTCCAGGTCGCCGACCGGTGGGGGACGCGCCGGAGCGGGGCGCCGCCCGGCACGTCGGTCGTGCAGGCGCAGCAGGAGGTCGCGGCCGCGCTGGCGGGCGACCCGTGGACGGACTCCTGGCCGGTGGTGCTGTCCGGCGTGGTCCCGCTGCGGGGGGAGGACGGCTGGCTGCTGGGCCACCCGCCCGCACCGTCCGCAGGCCGAGACGGCGAGGACGGCCGGGGCGGTGAAGCCGACGCGGACGGCGCGGGTGAGGCGGCGGGCTGGGCCCTCGACCCGCGGGGCGGCACTCCGCTACGCCTGATCGCGGTGTCCGGCGGGGAGCCGGTCACCGTGTCGGCCGAGTGGACGCCGTACGGGCTGACGCCCCTGGCGGTGTGGGCCGGTCCGGAGGATGAGGCGGTGACGCTGCCGTGA
- a CDS encoding aldehyde dehydrogenase family protein → MTRQLASVIGGKEAAFGTPYDSINPARTTEVVARVGLADAETFAGACRVAREAQREWATVPAPVRGRVIASIGRLVEANTEALARLVTEEIGKPYAEALGEVREIVDTCDFFLGEGRRLYGQTVPSEMPDKNLFTFRVPVGVAAVITAGNFPVAVPSWYLVPALLCGNAVVWKPAEYAAASAHALYRLFTAAGLPDGVLNIVFADGAATFDGLSAALEEGTVDKVGFTGSSAVGRRIGELCGRHLQSPCLELGGKNPMVITPDADLDLAVEGALFAGFGTAGQRCTSLGTVIAHSSIHDEFLARYAAAVEKAPVGDPMGDVVLGPLLDRKFAERFEEYLTWIEPHHTVVSGPTGRITPDNPRGDFTGEGGLYYHPVIVDGVRPGDRLFMEETFGPIVGVTSYDTLEEAIELANLPGYGLSSSIYTNDPKSAFRFRAGIGAGMVSVNNSTSGAEAHLPFGGNGRSGNGSRQSGMWVLDQFTRWQSMNWDYSGRLQKAQMDVAEIIPDLDFRL, encoded by the coding sequence GTGACCCGTCAGCTCGCATCGGTCATCGGCGGCAAAGAGGCCGCCTTCGGCACGCCGTACGACTCGATCAATCCGGCGCGAACCACCGAGGTGGTGGCCCGGGTGGGGCTCGCGGACGCCGAGACGTTCGCCGGAGCCTGCCGGGTCGCACGGGAGGCGCAGCGGGAGTGGGCCACGGTCCCCGCGCCGGTGCGCGGCCGTGTGATCGCCTCCATCGGACGGCTGGTCGAGGCGAACACCGAGGCCCTGGCCCGGCTGGTCACCGAGGAGATCGGCAAGCCGTACGCCGAGGCGCTGGGCGAGGTCCGCGAGATCGTGGACACCTGCGACTTCTTCCTCGGCGAGGGCCGGCGGCTCTACGGGCAGACGGTGCCGTCGGAGATGCCGGACAAGAACCTGTTCACCTTCCGGGTGCCGGTCGGCGTCGCCGCGGTGATCACGGCGGGGAACTTCCCGGTCGCGGTCCCCTCGTGGTACCTCGTCCCCGCGCTGCTGTGCGGCAACGCCGTGGTGTGGAAGCCCGCCGAGTACGCCGCGGCCTCCGCGCACGCCCTCTACCGGCTGTTCACCGCCGCCGGGCTGCCCGACGGCGTGCTCAACATCGTCTTCGCCGACGGCGCCGCCACCTTCGACGGGCTGTCCGCGGCCCTCGAGGAGGGCACCGTGGACAAGGTCGGCTTCACCGGCTCCAGCGCGGTCGGCCGCCGCATCGGCGAGCTGTGCGGACGCCACCTGCAGTCGCCCTGCCTGGAGCTCGGCGGCAAGAACCCGATGGTGATCACCCCGGACGCCGACCTCGACCTCGCCGTGGAGGGCGCGCTGTTCGCCGGTTTCGGCACGGCGGGCCAGCGCTGCACCTCCCTGGGCACGGTCATCGCGCACTCCTCGATCCACGACGAGTTCCTCGCCCGCTACGCCGCCGCCGTCGAGAAGGCCCCGGTGGGCGACCCGATGGGCGACGTCGTGCTCGGCCCGCTGCTCGACCGCAAGTTCGCCGAGCGGTTCGAGGAGTACCTCACCTGGATCGAGCCCCACCACACCGTGGTGTCCGGGCCGACCGGCCGCATCACGCCGGACAACCCGCGCGGGGACTTCACCGGCGAGGGCGGCCTGTACTACCACCCGGTGATCGTGGACGGCGTGCGCCCGGGCGACCGGCTGTTCATGGAGGAGACCTTCGGCCCCATCGTCGGCGTCACCTCCTACGACACGCTGGAGGAGGCGATCGAACTGGCCAACCTGCCCGGCTACGGCCTGTCCTCCTCCATCTACACCAACGATCCGAAGTCGGCCTTCCGCTTCCGCGCCGGCATCGGCGCGGGGATGGTCAGCGTCAACAACTCCACCTCCGGCGCGGAGGCGCACCTCCCCTTCGGCGGCAACGGCAGGTCGGGCAACGGCAGCCGCCAGTCCGGCATGTGGGTTCTGGACCAGTTCACCCGCTGGCAGTCCATGAACTGGGACTACAGCGGCCGCCTGCAGAAGGCCCAGATGGACGTCGCCGAGATCATCCCCGACCTGGACTTCCGTCTCTGA
- a CDS encoding GNAT family N-acetyltransferase: MFDLTIRPAIDADLTALVRSFGQVGFFSDRLRRQRQGRGMLLIALRGAIPVGNVYVWWEPAEEPELRERLPGVPLLTHLEVHPHHRNRGIGTALIREAEDVLRRRGHRRVALGVDVRNVDAQRLYTRLDYTEWPYPPVRVPEETFQIFVKSLVDMPIKHA, from the coding sequence GTGTTCGATCTGACCATTCGGCCCGCGATCGACGCCGACCTGACCGCGCTCGTCCGAAGTTTCGGCCAGGTCGGCTTCTTCTCCGACCGCCTGCGCCGTCAGCGGCAGGGGCGCGGGATGCTGCTGATCGCACTGCGCGGGGCGATCCCCGTCGGGAACGTGTACGTGTGGTGGGAGCCCGCCGAGGAGCCCGAGTTGCGTGAGCGCCTGCCCGGCGTGCCGCTGCTGACCCATCTGGAGGTCCACCCGCACCACCGCAACCGGGGCATCGGCACCGCCCTGATCAGGGAGGCCGAGGACGTCCTGCGCCGACGCGGTCACCGGCGGGTCGCCCTGGGCGTCGACGTCCGCAACGTCGACGCCCAGCGCCTGTACACCCGCCTCGACTACACCGAGTGGCCTTACCCGCCGGTCCGCGTCCCGGAGGAGACGTTCCAGATCTTCGTCAAGTCCCTCGTCGACATGCCGATCAAGCATGCTTAG
- a CDS encoding helix-turn-helix domain-containing protein: protein MPAAERDGSALARRLRELREQHWDGVRITQRELAEALGGDGPLSVPLISSWESRSNPKIPPLSRLEAYATFFATRRSIEGSSMRLLDVAELTAEERRTRDELLRELRALRAAAMARLGGRADDAALAEDLGGGPWRFADGKTITLVCAQLPPNLLERMPYANPDDPDYIELYTYADLDALFELHGHIRAMNPRSLVQLRVAQRLVPDDYTSHLVLLGGVDWNLATRNALARLDLPVRQETRPDDHQVTGFEVNVDGEVRSYRPTLERIDGHEERLVEDVAHFFRAPNPYNRKRTITICNAMYGRGVLGVVRALTDERFRDRNAEYLAERFGDAPSYSILTKVSIEAGAVLTPDWTLPGVVLHEWSEPRR from the coding sequence ATGCCCGCCGCGGAGCGTGACGGCTCCGCGCTGGCCCGCCGCCTGCGCGAGCTGCGCGAACAGCACTGGGACGGCGTCAGGATCACCCAGCGTGAACTCGCTGAAGCCCTTGGTGGCGACGGGCCGCTGAGTGTGCCGTTGATCTCCTCCTGGGAGTCCCGATCCAACCCCAAGATCCCCCCGCTCTCCCGGCTGGAGGCGTACGCCACCTTCTTCGCCACCCGGCGGTCCATCGAGGGGTCGTCGATGAGGCTGCTCGATGTGGCCGAGTTGACCGCCGAGGAACGGCGAACCCGTGATGAGCTCCTGCGCGAGCTGCGAGCCCTCCGCGCCGCCGCCATGGCTCGGCTCGGCGGCAGGGCCGATGACGCGGCCTTGGCCGAAGACCTGGGAGGTGGGCCGTGGCGGTTCGCCGACGGTAAGACGATCACCCTCGTCTGCGCTCAGCTTCCTCCCAACCTGCTGGAGCGCATGCCGTACGCCAACCCGGACGATCCCGACTACATCGAGCTCTACACCTACGCCGACCTCGACGCGCTGTTCGAGCTGCACGGCCACATCCGTGCGATGAACCCGCGCAGCCTCGTCCAGCTCCGGGTGGCCCAGCGGCTCGTACCCGACGATTACACCTCCCACCTGGTGCTGCTCGGTGGCGTCGACTGGAACCTCGCCACCCGCAACGCGCTGGCCCGGCTGGATCTCCCGGTCCGGCAGGAGACGCGCCCCGACGACCATCAGGTGACCGGCTTCGAGGTGAACGTCGACGGTGAGGTGCGTTCTTACCGCCCGACCCTGGAACGGATCGATGGGCATGAGGAACGCCTGGTCGAGGACGTCGCCCACTTCTTCCGCGCGCCCAACCCCTACAACCGGAAGCGCACGATCACCATCTGCAACGCGATGTACGGCAGGGGGGTACTCGGCGTCGTCCGGGCCCTGACCGATGAACGCTTCCGGGACAGGAACGCCGAGTACCTCGCCGAGCGGTTCGGCGACGCGCCGTCTTACAGCATCCTGACCAAGGTCTCGATCGAGGCAGGGGCGGTGCTCACGCCCGACTGGACCCTTCCCGGCGTGGTGCTGCACGAGTGGTCGGAGCCCAGGAGGTGA
- a CDS encoding Tex family protein: MTTTIHRRIAEELGVREGQVQAAVELLDGGATVPFIARYRKEATGALNDAQLRQLEERLRYLRELEERRAAILESIRSQGKLDDALEAQIMAADSKARLEDIYLPFRPKRRTKAQIARENGLEPLADKLLGDPTLDPQETAAGFVNEQVPDAAAALEGARAILVERFAEDADLIGELRERMWSRGRLVSAVREGKEEEGAKFADYFDFSESFTTLPSHRVLALFRGEKEEVLTLTLDPVAEPDGGYEERIAARFGIADLGRPADGWLLETVRWAWRTRILVHLGIDLRMRLWQAAEEEAVRVFAANLRDLLLAAPAGPRPTIGLDPGYRTGVKVAVVDGTGKVVDTATIYPHVPQKRWDEAIAVLAELARKHAVELIAIGNGTASRETDRLAGDLIKRHPELKLTKVVVSEAGASVYSASAYAGQELPDLDVSLRGAVSIARRLQDPLAELVKIDPKSIGVGQYQHDVSETKLSRSLDAVVEDCVNAVGVDVNTASAPLLTRVSGIGSGLAENIVRYREEHGPFRSRQALKEVPRLGPKAFEQCAGFLRIRDGDDPLDASSVHPESYPVVHRILAKTGADIGSLIGNTAVLRSLKPEEFVDDVFGLPTVTDILAELEKPGRDPRPAFKTAAFAEGVEQLSDLAPGMVLEGVVTNVAAFGAFVDVGVHQDGLVHVSAMSKNFVADPREVVKPGDIVRVKVLEVDIPRKRISLTLRLDDEVGAGGGRTAGRDGRGSGRRNDRGDGGRGRRGRPADDAPSGAMAEALRRAGLTSDDLLGRRGR, encoded by the coding sequence GTGACGACCACGATTCATCGGCGGATCGCCGAGGAGCTCGGCGTGCGAGAGGGGCAGGTCCAGGCGGCCGTTGAGCTGCTGGACGGCGGGGCCACGGTCCCGTTCATCGCCCGCTACCGCAAGGAGGCCACCGGCGCGCTGAACGACGCCCAGCTTCGGCAGTTGGAGGAGCGGCTTCGCTACCTGCGCGAGCTGGAGGAACGACGCGCCGCGATCTTGGAGTCCATCCGTTCGCAGGGCAAGCTGGACGACGCCCTGGAAGCGCAGATCATGGCCGCCGACTCCAAGGCCCGCCTAGAGGACATATACCTTCCCTTCAGGCCCAAGCGCCGCACCAAGGCGCAGATCGCCCGGGAGAACGGGCTGGAGCCGCTGGCCGACAAGCTGCTGGGCGATCCGACGCTCGATCCGCAGGAGACCGCGGCCGGTTTCGTGAACGAGCAGGTACCCGACGCCGCGGCGGCGTTGGAGGGGGCGCGGGCCATCCTGGTGGAGCGCTTCGCCGAGGACGCCGACCTGATCGGCGAGCTTCGGGAGCGGATGTGGTCGCGTGGCCGCCTGGTCTCGGCGGTGCGCGAGGGCAAGGAGGAAGAGGGCGCGAAGTTCGCCGACTACTTCGACTTCTCCGAGTCGTTCACCACACTGCCCTCCCACCGGGTGCTGGCGCTCTTCCGGGGGGAGAAGGAGGAGGTGCTCACCCTCACCCTCGACCCGGTGGCCGAGCCGGACGGCGGGTATGAGGAGCGCATCGCCGCCCGTTTCGGCATCGCCGACCTGGGCCGGCCTGCCGACGGCTGGCTGCTGGAGACCGTGCGCTGGGCGTGGCGCACGCGCATCCTCGTGCACCTCGGCATCGACCTGCGCATGCGGCTGTGGCAGGCGGCCGAGGAGGAGGCGGTGCGGGTGTTCGCCGCCAACCTGCGCGACCTGCTGCTGGCGGCTCCCGCCGGGCCGCGGCCGACCATCGGTCTGGACCCCGGCTACCGCACGGGCGTGAAGGTGGCGGTGGTGGACGGCACGGGCAAGGTGGTGGACACCGCGACCATCTACCCGCACGTGCCGCAGAAGCGGTGGGACGAGGCGATCGCGGTGCTGGCGGAGCTGGCGCGGAAGCACGCCGTGGAGCTGATCGCGATCGGGAACGGCACGGCGTCCCGGGAGACCGACCGGCTGGCCGGTGACCTGATCAAGCGGCATCCCGAGCTGAAGCTCACCAAGGTCGTCGTGTCGGAGGCGGGCGCGTCGGTGTACTCCGCGTCCGCTTACGCCGGGCAGGAGCTGCCCGACCTGGACGTGTCGCTGCGCGGCGCGGTGTCGATCGCGCGCCGCCTGCAGGACCCGCTGGCCGAGCTGGTGAAGATCGATCCCAAGTCGATCGGGGTCGGCCAGTACCAGCACGACGTGTCGGAGACCAAGCTGTCGCGTTCGCTCGACGCGGTGGTGGAGGACTGCGTGAACGCGGTCGGCGTGGACGTCAACACCGCCTCGGCTCCGCTCCTCACCCGGGTGTCCGGCATCGGTTCGGGGCTGGCGGAGAACATCGTGCGGTACCGCGAGGAGCACGGCCCGTTCCGGTCGCGGCAGGCGCTCAAGGAGGTGCCTCGGCTGGGGCCCAAGGCGTTCGAGCAGTGCGCCGGGTTCCTGCGCATCCGCGACGGTGACGACCCGCTCGACGCCTCCAGCGTCCACCCCGAGTCCTATCCGGTGGTGCACCGCATCCTCGCCAAGACGGGCGCCGACATCGGTTCGCTGATCGGCAACACGGCGGTGCTGCGGTCGCTGAAGCCGGAGGAGTTCGTCGACGACGTCTTCGGGCTGCCCACGGTCACCGACATCCTCGCGGAGCTGGAGAAGCCGGGCCGCGACCCGCGTCCGGCGTTCAAGACCGCCGCGTTCGCCGAGGGAGTGGAGCAGCTGTCCGACCTCGCCCCGGGCATGGTGCTGGAGGGCGTGGTCACCAACGTCGCCGCGTTCGGCGCGTTCGTCGACGTGGGTGTGCACCAGGACGGTCTGGTGCACGTGTCGGCCATGTCCAAGAACTTCGTCGCCGACCCGCGCGAGGTGGTCAAACCCGGCGACATCGTGCGGGTGAAGGTGCTGGAGGTCGACATTCCGCGCAAGCGCATCTCGTTGACGCTGCGGCTGGACGACGAGGTGGGCGCGGGCGGCGGCCGTACGGCGGGCCGTGACGGTCGCGGGAGCGGCCGCAGGAACGACCGCGGGGACGGCGGGCGGGGACGGCGCGGCCGTCCCGCCGACGACGCGCCGTCGGGCGCGATGGCCGAGGCGCTGCGCCGCGCCGGTCTCACCAGCGACGATCTGCTGGGCCGCCGCGGCCGCTAG
- a CDS encoding FAD-dependent oxidoreductase, whose protein sequence is MKVLITGCGIAGPVTAMALRQVGIDSEIFEAYPQGAENVGSFLNVASNGLAALSVLDAHRPVLASAIPTPRMVMWSGTGKRLGEVANGLRLDDGTVSHTILRSDLYRAVRDEAVNRGVRITYGKRLTSFEDTGSEVIAMFEDGTSARGDLLIAADGVHSRVRRLLDPQAPAPRYSGLYSFGGIVKNAGVPGEPGVYNMIFGKRAFFGYTVAESGDTWWFANLPRELGDEPANWKRVLVKAFERDANPSADLIRRSPVDDGVPIYDLPPVPVWHRGRVVLTGDAAHATTPSSGQGASLAIEDAVVLARCLREERDHREAFKRFEAERRPRVERVVAYSKTISNSKAAGPVARVFRDLLMPFFLKRSASQESLAWMYRYQVAL, encoded by the coding sequence GTGAAGGTTCTGATCACAGGATGTGGCATCGCGGGTCCCGTGACCGCGATGGCCCTGCGTCAGGTGGGCATCGACTCTGAGATCTTCGAGGCGTACCCGCAAGGAGCGGAGAACGTCGGCTCGTTCCTGAACGTCGCCTCCAACGGCCTGGCCGCCCTCTCCGTGCTGGACGCGCACCGTCCGGTGCTGGCCTCGGCCATCCCCACACCGCGCATGGTCATGTGGAGCGGCACCGGTAAGCGCCTGGGCGAGGTGGCCAACGGCCTGCGGCTCGACGACGGCACGGTCAGCCACACCATCCTCCGCTCCGACCTCTACCGCGCCGTCCGGGACGAGGCCGTCAACCGCGGCGTCCGCATCACCTACGGCAAGCGCCTGACCTCCTTCGAAGACACCGGAAGCGAGGTCATCGCCATGTTCGAGGACGGCACCTCCGCGCGGGGCGACCTGCTGATCGCCGCCGACGGCGTGCACTCGCGCGTCCGCCGGCTCCTCGACCCCCAGGCGCCCGCCCCCCGCTACAGCGGCCTTTACAGCTTCGGGGGGATCGTCAAGAACGCCGGCGTCCCCGGCGAGCCCGGCGTATACAACATGATCTTCGGCAAGCGCGCCTTCTTCGGCTACACCGTGGCCGAGTCGGGTGACACGTGGTGGTTCGCCAACCTGCCCAGGGAGCTCGGTGACGAGCCCGCCAACTGGAAGCGGGTCCTGGTGAAGGCGTTCGAACGGGACGCGAACCCCTCCGCCGACCTCATCCGCCGCAGCCCCGTCGACGACGGTGTGCCGATCTACGACCTGCCGCCGGTGCCCGTCTGGCACCGCGGCCGGGTGGTGCTCACCGGGGACGCCGCGCACGCCACCACGCCCAGCTCCGGACAGGGGGCCTCGCTGGCCATCGAGGACGCGGTCGTGCTGGCCAGGTGCCTGCGCGAGGAGAGAGACCACCGCGAGGCGTTCAAACGGTTCGAAGCCGAACGGCGCCCCCGGGTGGAGCGTGTGGTCGCCTACTCCAAGACGATCAGCAACAGCAAGGCCGCGGGACCGGTGGCCAGGGTCTTCCGTGACCTGCTGATGCCGTTCTTCCTCAAGCGCTCCGCGAGCCAGGAGTCGCTGGCCTGGATGTACCGCTACCAGGTCGCGCTGTGA
- a CDS encoding MarR family winged helix-turn-helix transcriptional regulator has translation MSRGISERRKKLLEALTVAGRESSNAAVMYHSAMGEKLGLGMTEEKTLDLLQRFGPLTAGELSQRTGLAPASVSGLIDRLESKSLVRRVRDTKDRRRIIVEINYERLAGFSALFEPFMTAMAGLYERYTDEELEVILDYLVRSAALQREATTELASLPNDPTAG, from the coding sequence GTGTCCAGAGGTATTTCGGAACGCCGAAAGAAACTGCTGGAGGCGCTGACCGTCGCGGGAAGGGAGAGCAGCAACGCCGCGGTCATGTACCACAGCGCCATGGGCGAGAAGCTGGGCCTCGGGATGACGGAGGAGAAGACCCTCGACCTGCTGCAGCGTTTCGGCCCCCTGACGGCGGGCGAACTGTCTCAGCGCACCGGGCTGGCCCCGGCCTCGGTGAGCGGGCTGATCGACAGGCTGGAGTCCAAGTCGCTGGTACGCCGGGTGCGCGACACCAAGGACCGGCGCAGGATCATCGTCGAGATCAACTATGAGCGGCTGGCCGGGTTCAGCGCGTTGTTCGAACCGTTCATGACCGCGATGGCCGGCCTGTACGAGCGGTACACGGACGAGGAACTGGAGGTGATACTCGACTACCTCGTCCGCTCCGCGGCTCTGCAACGGGAGGCGACCACGGAACTGGCCTCGCTGCCGAACGACCCGACGGCCGGATGA
- a CDS encoding MFS transporter, whose protein sequence is MKHRALTIGLVAMVSLVAVEYLAVATAMPIVAEDLGGQGLYGLAFSSALATGVIGMVAGGRWGDLRGPLEPLWTGIALFAAGLLLAGFASIMEVFIAARLIQGFGGALITVALYVVVARVYPESRHPWIFSLFAAAWVVPSIVGPAIVGGVTDAFGWQWVFLGVPMLTLPAAFLLWRGLRGQPVKGGQAESAPGLIIKIVWSALTAVGAALTQYGSDHNQWMMVAGLVVLAVTLPRLLPRGTLRAAAGLPAVISLRGLAGSAFVAAEVFVPLMLVQERGLTPFTAGLALTGSALTWSFGSWLQGREVFSRQVNLRGGMICIVLGLAGMATVTFPVVPLAVAYPAWMIGGLGMGLIYPTLSVLTLELSEPGEQGANSGALQVGESVYSVMAIALSGALFNALGSGYLAAYLFCIALALIGLLITPRLTSAPRPAEDPLPAS, encoded by the coding sequence ATGAAACACAGAGCACTCACGATCGGCCTGGTGGCCATGGTGTCACTGGTGGCGGTGGAGTATCTGGCGGTGGCCACCGCCATGCCGATCGTCGCCGAAGACCTCGGCGGGCAAGGGCTGTACGGCCTGGCTTTCAGCAGCGCCCTCGCCACGGGCGTGATCGGCATGGTGGCCGGCGGCCGGTGGGGTGATCTGCGCGGCCCTCTTGAGCCGCTGTGGACCGGAATCGCGCTGTTCGCCGCCGGTCTGCTGCTGGCCGGATTCGCCTCCATCATGGAGGTCTTCATCGCCGCCCGCCTCATCCAGGGATTCGGCGGCGCGCTGATCACCGTCGCGCTCTACGTCGTCGTCGCCCGCGTCTACCCCGAATCCCGTCATCCGTGGATCTTCTCGTTGTTCGCCGCCGCCTGGGTGGTGCCGTCGATCGTCGGCCCCGCCATCGTCGGCGGCGTGACCGACGCCTTCGGCTGGCAATGGGTCTTCCTCGGTGTTCCGATGCTCACCCTGCCCGCCGCGTTCCTGCTCTGGCGCGGGCTGCGAGGACAGCCCGTCAAAGGCGGCCAGGCCGAATCCGCGCCCGGTCTGATCATCAAGATCGTATGGTCGGCGCTGACCGCTGTCGGCGCCGCCCTCACGCAGTACGGCAGCGACCACAACCAGTGGATGATGGTCGCCGGTCTCGTCGTGCTCGCGGTGACCCTGCCCCGGTTGCTGCCCCGCGGCACCCTGCGCGCCGCCGCCGGCCTGCCCGCCGTGATCTCGCTGCGCGGCCTGGCGGGAAGCGCGTTCGTCGCCGCCGAGGTGTTCGTGCCGCTGATGCTCGTCCAAGAGCGCGGCCTGACGCCGTTCACGGCCGGGCTCGCCCTCACCGGTAGCGCGTTGACCTGGTCCTTCGGCTCCTGGCTGCAGGGGCGCGAGGTGTTCAGCAGGCAGGTGAACCTGCGCGGCGGGATGATCTGCATCGTCCTGGGGCTGGCCGGGATGGCCACGGTGACGTTCCCCGTGGTGCCTCTGGCCGTCGCCTACCCCGCCTGGATGATCGGCGGGCTCGGCATGGGGCTGATCTACCCGACGCTGTCCGTCCTCACCCTGGAGCTGTCCGAACCCGGGGAGCAGGGCGCCAACAGCGGAGCGCTGCAGGTGGGGGAGTCGGTGTACTCGGTGATGGCCATCGCGCTCAGCGGCGCGCTGTTCAACGCGCTCGGCTCCGGCTATCTGGCCGCCTACCTGTTCTGCATCGCGCTGGCGCTGATCGGGCTGCTCATCACCCCCCGGCTCACCTCCGCCCCCCGTCCCGCCGAAGATCCCCTGCCCGCCTCCTGA
- a CDS encoding carboxymuconolactone decarboxylase family protein, with the protein MDDSANGDALEGGIPGPESMGSFHDRDRTGDTFGATIERLFADLWSRDVLTVRERRLLLLGLLVGRGHDDMVDVQLDAALRTGELTPDELREIAIFLTYYAGWPTGAELSTRIENLISRVMGD; encoded by the coding sequence ATGGACGACAGCGCGAACGGTGACGCCCTCGAAGGGGGAATCCCCGGACCGGAGAGCATGGGATCGTTCCACGACCGGGACCGGACCGGCGATACTTTCGGCGCCACGATCGAGCGGTTGTTCGCGGACCTGTGGTCCCGTGATGTGCTGACCGTGCGCGAGCGACGGCTGCTCCTGCTCGGCCTGCTGGTCGGGCGAGGACACGACGACATGGTGGATGTTCAGCTCGACGCCGCCCTGCGCACCGGCGAGCTGACCCCGGACGAGCTGCGGGAGATCGCGATCTTCCTCACCTACTACGCGGGTTGGCCGACGGGGGCCGAGCTGAGCACCCGGATCGAGAACCTCATCTCCCGGGTCATGGGCGACTGA
- a CDS encoding SDR family NAD(P)-dependent oxidoreductase: MPTALITGASSGLGAAFARRLAAEGFTPILVARDKERLDRTAESLRLRYGVTSEVLPADLAVEKDVEAVEQRLASGVDFLVNNAGFGHKGDFLQVPTSEEVRMLRLHCEATLRLTLAALPPMRERGRGAVINVSSVAALLPRNNYSATKAWVTNFSAAAATQLAGTGVRVMALCPGFVHTDFHRRAEVDKTAIPGFLWLTADRVVREAMRDLALGKAVSVPSLRYKAISAISRLISYNVLGPLSVRVSGRTR, from the coding sequence ATGCCGACCGCACTGATCACCGGAGCGTCCTCGGGCCTGGGAGCCGCGTTCGCCCGCAGACTCGCCGCAGAAGGATTCACCCCGATCTTGGTGGCCCGCGACAAGGAGCGCCTGGACCGCACCGCCGAGTCCCTCCGACTGCGCTACGGCGTCACCTCCGAGGTCCTGCCCGCCGACCTCGCCGTCGAGAAGGACGTCGAGGCCGTCGAGCAGCGCCTGGCCTCCGGCGTCGACTTCCTGGTCAACAACGCCGGGTTCGGCCATAAGGGCGACTTCCTCCAGGTGCCGACGAGCGAGGAGGTGCGCATGCTGCGCCTGCACTGCGAGGCGACGCTCCGGCTCACCCTCGCCGCGCTGCCGCCGATGCGTGAACGCGGACGCGGCGCGGTGATCAACGTCTCGTCCGTCGCGGCGCTCCTTCCGCGCAACAACTACAGCGCCACCAAGGCGTGGGTCACGAACTTCAGCGCGGCGGCCGCGACGCAGCTGGCGGGCACGGGGGTGCGGGTCATGGCGCTGTGTCCCGGCTTCGTGCACACCGACTTCCACCGGCGCGCCGAAGTGGACAAGACGGCCATCCCCGGCTTCCTGTGGCTGACGGCCGACAGGGTGGTCCGGGAGGCCATGCGCGACCTGGCGCTGGGCAAGGCGGTCAGCGTGCCGTCCCTGCGCTACAAGGCGATCTCCGCGATCAGCAGGCTCATCTCCTACAACGTCTTGGGCCCGCTGTCGGTCCGCGTGTCCGGGCGCACGCGCTGA